The DNA window CCTGCACCGAATGCGGGCAATGAAAACAGAACAAGCACAAAGGCAAGGAGCAGAGCGGATCTCTTCATGGCAGTTTCCTAAAACATCAGTTTTGTGACGGCGAACGTTGTCGCTATCTGGTACAGAATCTGCGTCACATCTTTTATATCACGCATATAACTGGGGAATTTCAGCCTTCTCGGAACAACCACAACATCCCCGGCGTTCAGTTTTACGTCATGAATGTCCTTCCACCAGAAATTACTTTTTACAAACTGGTTTGAGACCACGCTGCCGTTTGCCCTGACAACGTAAATATTATTCTTATCAGCAGACTCTGTCATGCCGCCGGAGCGGTTGAGATAGTCCGCCACTTTATTTTTATCTTTGTCATAAGCGAAGCTGGTGGCGCGGAATACTTCTCCGACAACTGTGATTGTTGACTTTCTGGCAGGTATAAACAGTTCATCGCCGTTTTCGAGCTCAAAGTCATAGTTGCTCTTTTTCAGTTCATCAATATTTACCGCATCAATAACCACTCTTCCCTCAGGCTTAAGCTCATCCAGCTTTTTGATGGTATTCTCAAGGTTCTTACTGAGGCTCTCGTTAGCTGCTATATCCTGAGCAGAGAGAGATGAAGCTATCTCCTGCGAGGACATGGCTGCAATCATGCTCTCCAGCCTCATTTTCATTTCCCTGAGATTCTCTTCCTCAATCTGTCTGGTGGATTCGCGCAGGAACTTCATCCCGTTCAGGTAAGCGTAATCTGTTGTTCCGCCCGCCCTTCTCAGGAGGTTTGACAGCCTTTCGCCTTTGGTAATCGCATACTCTCCGGGGAAAAGCACCTCGCCGGTAACTTTAACAAGCATGTTTTCCCTGAACCCGGCTACTTCCTTGATATAAACCTGATCATACGGCTGCAGCTTAACGCTGTAGCGATCCTTCATCACTTCATTGAGATTGACATCAATAACGCTGTATCTGGTTACCCCGTCAACAATTTCCATGCGGACTATCTCAGCGGAATCATAGTAGGCGTTGTCCTTGAGGTTTCCGGAGGAGATTATCAGATCTTTTATGTTCATGTCTGTTGCGTATATGTATTTTCCGGGCACGTTGACAGCACCGTTTATGCTGATTGTCTTTTTGGGATTAAACTCAAAAACAGAGTGCACAAAAAGCTTATCACCGTCTCTAAGTATCAGGTTGCTCTCAGAATTTCCGTTCATGGCATCAGCAAGGGAGATTCTGGTGAGCGCATAGTTAAAGCTTTCGTCTTTAATGCGGAAGAGATGGGCAATGTCTCTGTATGCTTCTTTTTTCAGTCCGCCTGCTTTCTTTATGAGTTCGTTCACCGTGAGGTTTTCGCTCAGGAGGTAGGAGCCTGAGTTGTTGACCTCGCCGTCCACCTCTATATAGCCTTTGGGCGAATCGGCGTACTTGGAATGAACAACCACACTGTCATCAGCATTGAGTTCAAGCTTTCTTGCTGCTTCCGCATCTATAAACCTTGTGTAGAACTTGCCGCCTATTTTACGGACAACCTCAATATTTTCCATTGATGCATCGACCGCAAAACCTCCGGCCTTCATTATCGCATCCATAACATTTGCTATTTCGGGCATTTTGTATTTGCCGGCCGCATTTACCTCACCGCTGACACTGACAAAATTCTGCGCCTTAACCTGCTCTGCCGTGAGAATGTTTATTACATCCATAGGCTGAACTTCCACGTTGTTTCCGTGATTCTGCGGGGTTTTAAGCACCTCGCCGAGGTTGAAACCTATTATCTGCTTTGTCTTTCCTTCGCCTGTGTAGCGCTCTATATATCCGTATTCAAGGGCTGTATTGCGTTTGAGCATATCTCTGTTGCTGAGAATGTCTGACAGTCTCATCCCTTTTTCAATGGAGTACATCCCGGTGAAATAAACATTCCCTTTAAGCTCAACCGAGTTTGAATCAGGAATGTCTGATTCCATAACAAAAACCTTGTCGCCGTCCCTCAGTTTTGCATTTTTGAGTGCTGTTCCGTAAACGTATGATTTTGTGACGACCTTTCCGTCATCTGCGAAGCTTCTTAAAAATATATTCTTTTTATAGCCGCTGGCCTCTATTCCGCCTGCAAAGCGAATCAGATCGGACAGACTTTCCCCGCTTTTCATGTCGAAAAATGCAGGAGTGCGCACCTTGCCCTCAAGGGTGACACGCATTGCTGTGCGCGGCACGAAGACCGTATCACCGGGACGGAGCAGGAAATCGCCCGAACTGTCGCCGTGTATTATAAGGTTGTAGAAATCTATATTCCCAACAGTGTTTCCGCCGTTTTTAACCTGAACATTCCTGATGCTGGCACGGTCGGTAAGCCCCCCGGCCATAACTATGGCGCTGGAAATATTATTAAAACTGCTGACGGTGTAATATCCCGGACGGGCAACCTCGCCCAGAACAAGCACCCTGATGCTGCGGACATTTTCAACAAGCACTTCGGCGTAAACGCCTTCCATGCTTTCGAGTATGCCTTTTATTATGTACTGAACCTCTTCAAACCTTTTGCCGGAAACCTGTACTCTTCCTGTTTCCTGTGAAATGACAGAGCCGTCGGCATTAACAGGCAGGCTCAGCGTTTTAGTTAACCTTCCCCAGATATATACCTGGAGTCTGTCGCCCGGCCCCAGAACATATTCAGAGAAGTTTACAGCATTCTGATCGGGGATGAAGTTTTCCGTGCTGTTGAATATGTTATGCCCGAAGTTTTCAAGAGGTTTAATCTCTTCTGTTTTATTATCAGTCAGGTCTTCGTATCTGCCTTCAAGGATTACCGTGTCATTATCAAGCAGCTGATACTGTGACATGCGGTAGGTGTTCTTGGGTGTATAGGTGAAGTCGGCAACCTCAGCGCCTCTGCGGTAAACTGAGATCTTCTGGAGCTTTTCAAGTTCAAGGGGGCCGCCGGCTTCCGCCACTGAATCAAGGATATTAAAGTTTTTATCCACTTTATATTTATTAGGATACTTAACAAAACCGAACACACCTATTGTTTTTGTCTCATTGTCACTCATGTATCTGAGCTGTTTTTTGACAAAAGGATCGGAAACCGGGGGCTTAGGCGGAAAGATTGATGTTGCATTATCCTGCAGAGGGAAGATAGTTCCGTTGTCATATCTCGGAAGATTGCGGAGGTGCGGATTACGCCTGTAGTCTTCTTCAGTCAGGTTGTCCATGTTCTTCGGAAGCTGGCTGTTCTTTATCTGGTTATTTCTGTCGGAAGCGTTTGTTTTGCTGCTTTTGTTATCAGTCTGAGTTTTGCCGCTGTTTAACTGCTCCTGATATTTCTCCAGCAAGCTGGGGTTATTGCGCATAATTTCGAGGGTTTCGGGGCTGACATCCGCCATATCCAAAGCATAAGCATTAGTGAAGCAGACAATAGACACGCAAATAAGAACAAATGATTTTAAAAGTCTGGCTGTCATGGTTCCTCCGAAAATAAGCAATAACTCATTTTTAGCCCATAAACTACCTTAATACAACTGAAAATGGTGATAAACAATAGTGGGACAAGAATGATGTATTAAATTCATGAGAATGGGAACAGGATTATAACTCTCGTACTGCAAATGAAGTGATGCAAAAGCAAAGTCACTCTGAGCGGAAGCGAAGAGTCTCAAGATAAAGCAATGTTCAGACCGGAATTTTCCCACGGCTCCACGGAAGGAGCCGCGCCGTGCGAAGCGAAGGTTTGCTTTGCAAGCCGCGAGCGTGTATCTAAAATTCCCATGGATGGAGGATTTTAGATTGTTAAGACAAGATGCCGCGCCGTGCGAAGCGAAGGCTTGCTTTGCAAGCCGCGAGCGTGTGCCTCAAACTGACAGGATGTACGGTTTGAGGCTGGCAAACAAGAAGATTCTTCGGCTACGCCTCAGAATGACGCAATGAACACCGTCACTCTGAGCGGAAGCGAAGAGTCTCAAGATAAACGCAACGTTCAGCATGACTGGAAACGAAAAAAGCCCGCCGGATTTCCCCGGCGGGCTTGGGTAATTTTTAAGCTTTTCTCAGTTCAGAGTAGATTAGAAAGCTACACTAAGCATGTGAGAAGCATAATAGATGGGGTCTGCATCGTACTGATCAGCGCCTGAACCGATTTCGTTAACCTGAAGGTAAGCTGCTTTAACTGTGTAGTTAAGAGCTTTGTTGATCTGGTATGAAACATACGCATCAAGTTCGTACAGGTTAATGTCTTCATAATCAGCATCATCCCAGTTGGAGAATGCGTAAACGAAAGCTGCACCAAGAGTAAGAGCATCGCTGTGAGCATAGTCAGCATACAGTTTGAAAGCAGTGTAACCAGTAAGGTCATCATGTCCTTTTCCGGGTGCAAGAGCGTTGCCGCCAAGTTCGTCAACTATGTAAGTAGTATCGAAGTCGTCAGCAAAAGCGTAACCTTTGTTAGCATCTTCGTCAGTGGAACCGTAAAGGAACACAAGACCCGCAGTTGTTTTGCCAAGCTTAGCAAAACCGTTAACATATGCACCGAAAAGGTTGTAGTCCTGACTAGCAGTAGCAGACTCGGAAACAAGTATGTCGCTTGTTACATCAGCATAAGCAAATTCAGACTCGAAGCCGAACATGCCAAGGTCGCCCTTAAGCATAACTTCAAGTTTAACCTGCTGAGTACCATCACTGTTATTAACAGTACTAGGATACTGAACGCCGCCGCTGTTTGTTACATAAGAGTTATTAGCGTAAGTAAGGTTAGCACCGTAAGTGAAAGCGCCGGTTTTGCCTACGAAGTCAACGCCGTAACCGTCGTTGTCATCTTTTTCAGAATCTTCAACTTCGTAATCGCCAGCTTCGTAGTTTTTAGTTGTCTGGAAAGTAAGTTTACCGGTTGCAACAGGAACTATAAGTTTAACTCTGTAGTTGCCTTCAACGTCGTTGCCGAAAGCTGTACCCCAGCCGCCAGTAGCCATAAGACCAGCATGGATAGCTGCTTTACCGAAGTCGTGCTCAAGGAAGGCTCTCTGGATAGTGAAGCCAGCTTCGCCGTCACCGGTTGTTTTGGCTTTCATTTCGGGATCGCCCCAAGTACCATCGTGGAAATCGCCTCTTACTGTGAAGGCTGTGCCTTTGTCAACGATGAATTTAGCCTGAACGTTACCGTCCTGCTCCCACCATGATTTCTCACCGAGTGAGTCTTCGTTAGCTCCGCCGTTTTCAACGTAGATACCCTTTACTTCCATGTAGCCGCTGAGTTTGACATCGGCTGCGAATGCTGTTGCGGCAAAAGCCACAACCATGAGAACTACTAAAAGTTTCCTCATTCTTTTTCCTCCTGTAGGTTTTTACTGTTTAAAAGGTTACCCTTTTTACTTCCACACCATTAACTCAAACTCAAATACTGTTAAAAACTAGCACAGCATTTGAGTAATGTCAACACTAACAAGAACTACCACATACGCTGTTTGTAAGTCAACGTTTTTTTGGTCAGGACACGTTTACAGGGGAGTTTAGCCCAAACTTAAGTCTCCCACAATTCAAATTAATGTGAAGTTGCAGTGTCTATTGTTGAACACAGTGTTAAACCGCTTTGATACACTTCGGCAGGGATATTTGATTCTTTAGAGAAAATATACAGAAGATCCTTCACTGCGCTCAGGATGAAACTGTCACGGCTCCACGGATGGAGCCGCGCCGTGCGAAGCGAAGGCTTGCTTTGCAAGCCGCGAGAGTGTGCCTTAAACTGACAGGATGTGCAGTTTGTGGCTGGCAAACAGGGGATCCTTCACTGCGTTCAGGATGACTTGGCGGTGCGAATCAGGATGACCGGAGTCAACCGTCACTCTGAGCGACAGCGAAGAGTCCTGAACAAATCCTCCCCGACCCTCCTTTTATTAAAGGAGGGGGTTTTAGCTTTATTACCAAAAACTTCCCCCTTTAACAAAGGGGGACTGAGGGGGATTTATTAAAAATTGCTACTTTGTTTCTATATACTCTATCTGGCTGGTAGCCTTGCGGAAAACTCCGCCAGCGATGTTTCGGAGCATGAAGAGATATGTCCTTCCGTATTCCTCATACATGTAATAATCCACAATAACGGGCTCTTTCAGGTCTGATTCCCATACTTTTGACATGGTTTTGCCTTCCCAGCCGTAGACCGCGAAAGCGGAGCCCTTGTATGAAAAGGTGTTCGGCAGCATGTTGGACATAGACTGGTTTTTTATAAGATACAGCCGTCCGTCGGTATTTACAAAGATGCGCCCTTTAAGATGCTGCCTCTGCTCCATAACCTCAAAAGCGTCTATATCCTTGATCTTCTGATTGACCTTCCTGTTTTCCTGCTCTTCCTGAAGATTGATGAACTTCGGGGTCTGACTGAACTGCTCAACGCTTTCAAAAACCTCTTCACCGTCCTTCTCCACAACAACCTTATAATCATCATTAATATATACAGGGTTGACACTGCCGTCCCTGTTGACATCCGCGTAACCAAAGCCGAAAAGCTTTTTATTCGCCGAATCAGGGATTGACTCGCCTCTCACGTAGCTGCCTTTATACTCAAGCTTCTGAATCTGTCCGACAAATGTTCCGTCGGTAGCGAGTCTCTGTGTGAGGACAACCTTTTTGCCCTTGTCGTAGCTGACTCTGGAAAAGAAGGGGAGCTTCTCTGCTTTCAGAACAAACCTTGCGCCGTCATACTCATAAACGTTTGTTTTCGCAAACTTGTCATACT is part of the Geovibrio ferrireducens genome and encodes:
- a CDS encoding SLBB domain-containing protein, translating into MTARLLKSFVLICVSIVCFTNAYALDMADVSPETLEIMRNNPSLLEKYQEQLNSGKTQTDNKSSKTNASDRNNQIKNSQLPKNMDNLTEEDYRRNPHLRNLPRYDNGTIFPLQDNATSIFPPKPPVSDPFVKKQLRYMSDNETKTIGVFGFVKYPNKYKVDKNFNILDSVAEAGGPLELEKLQKISVYRRGAEVADFTYTPKNTYRMSQYQLLDNDTVILEGRYEDLTDNKTEEIKPLENFGHNIFNSTENFIPDQNAVNFSEYVLGPGDRLQVYIWGRLTKTLSLPVNADGSVISQETGRVQVSGKRFEEVQYIIKGILESMEGVYAEVLVENVRSIRVLVLGEVARPGYYTVSSFNNISSAIVMAGGLTDRASIRNVQVKNGGNTVGNIDFYNLIIHGDSSGDFLLRPGDTVFVPRTAMRVTLEGKVRTPAFFDMKSGESLSDLIRFAGGIEASGYKKNIFLRSFADDGKVVTKSYVYGTALKNAKLRDGDKVFVMESDIPDSNSVELKGNVYFTGMYSIEKGMRLSDILSNRDMLKRNTALEYGYIERYTGEGKTKQIIGFNLGEVLKTPQNHGNNVEVQPMDVINILTAEQVKAQNFVSVSGEVNAAGKYKMPEIANVMDAIMKAGGFAVDASMENIEVVRKIGGKFYTRFIDAEAARKLELNADDSVVVHSKYADSPKGYIEVDGEVNNSGSYLLSENLTVNELIKKAGGLKKEAYRDIAHLFRIKDESFNYALTRISLADAMNGNSESNLILRDGDKLFVHSVFEFNPKKTISINGAVNVPGKYIYATDMNIKDLIISSGNLKDNAYYDSAEIVRMEIVDGVTRYSVIDVNLNEVMKDRYSVKLQPYDQVYIKEVAGFRENMLVKVTGEVLFPGEYAITKGERLSNLLRRAGGTTDYAYLNGMKFLRESTRQIEEENLREMKMRLESMIAAMSSQEIASSLSAQDIAANESLSKNLENTIKKLDELKPEGRVVIDAVNIDELKKSNYDFELENGDELFIPARKSTITVVGEVFRATSFAYDKDKNKVADYLNRSGGMTESADKNNIYVVRANGSVVSNQFVKSNFWWKDIHDVKLNAGDVVVVPRRLKFPSYMRDIKDVTQILYQIATTFAVTKLMF